The genomic segment AATGAGAGTATCGTGACGGAGGTTTCTTTATTGCGAGGAATAATGTAGAAACAGGCAAACATGAAGTGAAATTTCGCCACTTAGCAAAAAAAGTTTCTAAAGATTCCCTATTACAGCGCCAACAACCGAGTTTAATTATGATTCGTTTTTGTGGGGTTGACAAAACCCGTCTTATTTTCTGATTATCCATTGTCGTTCTCCTAACTGTTACACGCTAGAGGTACAATCGATCTTCTCTTAGGAACTTGTGTTATTTAGCACTTCCTGCAGTAATTTATGGCAATGGCTATTGATTAGTTTTTTTTAGCATGATCATTTCATTCGCTTCAAGCGCTGACGCCATGCAGTCTACAGGAGGTGGAGTCGAGAGCCCACGGGCGGGCAAACTCTCCCGACCGGCTTCTTGGGGGTCCTAGTACTGCCTTTTTTTTTATGAATGAAGTGCATCTGCGAATGAGAGAACCgtccgtgtgtgtgcgtgtgttggggggggggggggagagacgaACGAAGCAATATTTGTTGTAAATTCACTGTGCATATACTCTATTTCACTTTGCCTTATTTACGAAAAGCAGTGCCCTGTGTTTGAAACCtgactttaaaaataaatttactttgtgggtgtttttttttgttttgcaaaaCAACGCGTAAAATTCACTATActgtaaacttttcccctctgtcCGACAAGGCACAGGAATCGTGCTcacccccctccccgcccccccaccccaacaactTTCTTCCCTATTGTGTACAAGACAGAGGAAGGGGAGAAATCCAAATTCCTTGTTCTGAACTGACTCGGCGATCGTGGGAAACTGCCTGCACGTAAAGCAGCGAATTCTTTGTCACTGTTGTTCCTCTGTAATTGATCTCGCTTCATGTCGTTGCGCGGCGCAGATCAAAGTCGGGCTTGGCTGTTGGAGGTCGAGAAAGCGCATGCAGCTTCTCGAGTCGCACAGCGCATCGCGTTTGGAGAGGGGCGAAGATGCTCTCTCCTCGTGTGCAACTAACACCCGCAGGGTGCAAAACGCACAATGCGCGCCGCTGTGTGCGAGCACGGACAACGTGAAAATTATTAACACGGCCCCACCTGACAAATGCCACTCAGTAATAAAGCCAGATTCGTCTTAAAACGGGTTTGAGGAACACGATTTATTGTGCAATGCATTTGAGTTTTGTCTCTGCCGAGAGAAGGGTGAAGCCCGGCTGCCCGCCCCCACCCTCCCGGTGCCCTTTGTACAGCGATCCACCAGTCCCGCCGTGTACGCGGTGAATAGCAGCGGGGAGGGAAACCGAAGGAACTGGAAACCTGTCTGCGTTTCCCTCTTTTTGGATGAAGCGATGCGATTAAAAAAATGTTAAATTGGAAGTTCTCCTTCGGAATGCGCTGTGTTGATCCGACGGGGGTGTATTTAAATAACCTGCTGGATTTCAGCCATTCAGAAGAGGCTTTGTTACAGAGTGCCCGAGCCTGGGACACGTGAGCCCTCTCGTTCTCTTCCAGTGTTGGTGAATTGTGAATGTTTCATCTGGATCTTGTCCAAGctgatcgctgtgtttttttttctcgctctctctctctctggtccTGCCTCttgccccctcccctcctctctcattctcaaccccacccctccccctcctttttcCACCCACGAGTAAAGGTGcttttttacccattctccttTCGTGGGCTGGACAAGAATAATAGCCCAAGTAACTCTTTCCCTTTCACTGAAACTCTTGTATAGCGGGTGCTGGGCTCTCTGCTCTTTCCCCCACTTCGTTTATTAGTTTACGGTGCATAAAGTATGATCATTATTGTTACACTTAGCAGGAAACTGCAGTGCCCCGATTTCAGCCTGTGCCGTACCAGCAGATCATAACTGGTCCCTTTCACACTTTAATTCCCATTAAATTTCAATCACCAGTAAAAGCAAGCAGCGGTACCCACTGCATCTTTGGTAGCATCCTGCAATTTGTTGCTCTAGCTCTATTTCTCTTGCCCACCCCCATCTATTTTTCTTTTCCTTGCCTCCTCCTCAACACATTCAACACCAGGGCGGCCGGTGTTACTGCTCCTTGCGTTAACCTGTTGGAGAGAGCCAGATTGTCAGAAGCCGCAATGAGCACAAGAGGTGAAGGACCCAGCCAGTCCACGACTCCCCCGGAACAACCTGCAGAGCCACCGCAGAAGAGAGGTCGGGGAAGACCCAAGAAACAGCAGCAAGTCAGTATAGCGCTGTGCTTTTTtaattattctgttttttttccaccGAAGGGATCTATGGAGTGGGTTGGGATAGAGCTGAGGATTAGTTTAAGGACGGTTTTAGTTGCATGTACTGTTACAAGTTGCCATCCCGTCCCTTCCTTCCAGTCTTGGGTTGCGTGTTCAAGGCTGGATGCGCTGAAAAATTTTGCTCGAAAATTTTTCGAGCAAATAAACCCCAATGCGTTGGGAATGAGGCATTTTTATTTCCACCGGTGGTTTTGTTTAAAAGGTAGTTTAGAAAACGCTGACTTTGGTGTGACCGCGACGTTAAATCGGCCCGGCAGCCGACGTCAATAATAGTCGCAAATTGGGATGAAGTATCTGCCCTGAAGTGAATGAAGGGTGTTTGTCGGAGTTACCTGTTGCACATGCACGGCGTTTCGGTCTGCTGTAGCGCTCCGGAAAGGCCGGCAGCTTTTGTTTTTGTTGTTCCAAGTATCacccatttaaaaaaagtgaTCCGAAAATCCCGCCTAATTTGATGAGTTGTGGGACGCAGATCGTCGTCCTTTCTGTCGCGCTGTGCCTCTGCGTGGCTGCCACAAAGCTCTCCTTTTCTCAAGTTTTGTGAAGGGTCTTTCCCGAACTTACGCTATTTGGGCAGAGTGACACCATTTAAGGGCGAGAAAGTGTATAATTACCCTTTCCCCCCCACTTTCAGGACCGCGGTAATGGACCTTATTTCATGCAAATACATTGTTTCCAGCCTCCTGTTTTGACCAGGTCACTTCATTGAGGCGTACGCTCTCTAATTTGCTAATACACCGCTGTGTGCAGATGAAATACTTTTGTGTCAAGGGCAATATTTCATTGCCAGTACGAGCACACTAAATGTGTCACTATTTTTATTTTCAGCTCTGATTGCGTTATATTCTAAGCAGGACGTCCTGTAAAGATCGGTTTATTTAATAAATTAGTTTGTGCTTGGATCACGAAGCAGAAGTTTATTTGAGAAGCAGTCAAATGTCTGCTTAGACTTTCCTTCCATTTGGATGTGACACTCTCTTTTTCATTAAATGCCTCCGCGTTGAAAACGCTGCTTGTCGAGAGTGCAGGTTTGCAGCATCATTACTCTCATGTTGTGAGTTTTCTGGGAATCTGGCTGAAAAACGGCTCAAGATGTAGATATTT from the Mobula birostris isolate sMobBir1 chromosome 9, sMobBir1.hap1, whole genome shotgun sequence genome contains:
- the hmga2 gene encoding high mobility group protein HMGI-C, with translation MLNWKFSFGMRCVDPTGVYLNNLLDFSHSEEALLQSARAWDTAAGVTAPCVNLLERARLSEAAMSTRGEGPSQSTTPPEQPAEPPQKRGRGRPKKQQQEPTGPPTPKRPRGRPKGSKNKGPSKAAQKKAEPSGEKRPRGRPRKWPQQEVQKKPVQEEGEGMSSQESTEED